The following proteins are encoded in a genomic region of Desulfosporosinus youngiae DSM 17734:
- a CDS encoding thiamine-binding protein, whose protein sequence is MINASVAIQVLPAVEGEEILRVVDKVIAYLKSTGLNMFVGPFETTIEGEFEQLMDIVKRCQLICIEEGAPSVMSYVKISYKPGGGIWTIDEKVTKHHQ, encoded by the coding sequence ATGATTAATGCGAGCGTTGCAATCCAAGTATTACCGGCTGTGGAGGGTGAAGAAATCCTGCGCGTGGTGGACAAAGTTATTGCGTACTTGAAATCTACCGGACTTAATATGTTTGTGGGCCCGTTTGAAACCACTATTGAAGGAGAGTTTGAACAGCTTATGGATATTGTAAAACGCTGTCAGCTGATTTGTATTGAGGAAGGTGCGCCTAGTGTGATGTCCTACGTAAAAATAAGCTATAAACCAGGTGGTGGAATTTGGACGATTGATGAAAAAGTTACAAAACATCACCAATAA
- a CDS encoding ABC transporter permease, whose amino-acid sequence MKKLQNITNKLYPTALLLFLLLIWQMVTESGLVPKFMLPSPIDVIRAFISSFSELMQHAAVSLTEAFAGLGISIILAFCIALLMDRFEVLYKAVHPLLVVTQTIPTVALAPLLVLWLGYDMAPKIMLVVLTCFFPMTIALLGGFKSSDDDAMNLMRAIGARRWQIYRYIKLPNALPGFFSGLKISVSYAIVGAVIAEWLGGNSGLGVYMTRVRKSFAFDKMFAVIFLIIILSLLLMKCVGVIERRAMPWRHAEEEKEVKN is encoded by the coding sequence ATGAAAAAGTTACAAAACATCACCAATAAGCTTTACCCGACAGCCCTGTTGCTATTTTTGCTGCTGATATGGCAGATGGTGACTGAATCCGGACTTGTGCCTAAGTTTATGCTGCCTTCGCCTATCGATGTGATTCGAGCCTTTATCAGTTCGTTTTCCGAACTGATGCAGCATGCTGCAGTTTCTCTGACAGAAGCATTTGCGGGCCTGGGTATCAGTATTATTTTGGCTTTTTGCATAGCGCTTCTGATGGACCGGTTTGAAGTTTTATATAAGGCAGTGCATCCCCTTCTGGTCGTTACGCAGACGATACCGACCGTTGCGCTTGCTCCCTTATTGGTATTGTGGTTAGGGTATGATATGGCACCTAAGATTATGCTGGTCGTATTAACCTGCTTTTTCCCGATGACTATTGCGCTTTTAGGGGGCTTCAAATCTTCCGATGATGATGCCATGAATTTAATGCGCGCGATAGGTGCCAGAAGGTGGCAAATATATCGGTACATAAAGCTTCCTAACGCCTTGCCAGGTTTCTTTTCAGGTCTCAAAATATCAGTATCCTATGCTATTGTTGGTGCTGTCATAGCGGAATGGCTGGGAGGAAACAGTGGACTAGGAGTATATATGACGCGTGTGCGGAAATCTTTCGCTTTTGATAAGATGTTCGCAGTCATTTTTCTGATCATCATTTTGAGTTTGCTGCTTATGAAATGCGTTGGAGTGATAGAACGAAGAGCAATGCCCTGGAGACATGCCGAGGAGGAAAAGGAAGTTAAGAACTGA
- a CDS encoding ABC transporter substrate-binding protein, translating into MKKKFIVMVVGILMILGLTGCAQTGTDKPTDQAVEKITFVLDWTPNTNHTGVYAAKELGYFQDAGLEVDIIQPPEGGALPLVAAGKAEFTVSFQEEIAAAITSNNPLDVIAVGTILQHNTSGIISLKKDDILSPKDMENKVYATWDTPVEKAILKQVITKDGGNYDNVKMIPNTVTDIISALQSNVDAVWIFYGWDGVATKVKGLDTNFFAFKDIDPVLDFYTPVIAASQTYLNQNGDTAKKFLAAVAKGYEYAIANPEEAAKILVKNAPEVDLDIATASQKYLADQYKAEAKQWGYIDEKRWDNFYTWMYENKLISRKLDSQTGFTNVYLPK; encoded by the coding sequence ATGAAGAAAAAGTTTATCGTGATGGTGGTTGGCATTTTAATGATACTGGGGTTAACCGGTTGTGCCCAAACGGGTACTGATAAACCGACAGATCAGGCAGTTGAAAAGATCACCTTTGTGCTGGATTGGACTCCCAATACCAACCATACGGGAGTATATGCAGCAAAGGAACTGGGATATTTTCAGGATGCAGGTCTGGAGGTTGATATCATTCAACCGCCGGAAGGCGGAGCTTTGCCCCTGGTAGCGGCAGGAAAGGCAGAGTTTACAGTGAGCTTCCAGGAGGAAATTGCGGCTGCTATTACATCGAATAATCCGTTGGATGTCATTGCCGTGGGCACGATTTTGCAACACAATACATCCGGAATTATTTCCTTAAAGAAGGATGATATTCTAAGTCCTAAGGACATGGAAAACAAAGTATATGCTACTTGGGATACTCCTGTTGAAAAAGCTATTTTAAAGCAAGTTATCACCAAAGATGGTGGGAACTACGATAACGTAAAAATGATTCCGAATACCGTAACAGATATCATTTCAGCGCTGCAAAGTAATGTTGATGCTGTTTGGATTTTCTACGGTTGGGATGGAGTGGCCACCAAAGTAAAGGGGCTGGATACAAACTTTTTTGCCTTTAAAGACATTGATCCAGTACTGGATTTTTATACCCCGGTTATTGCGGCCAGTCAGACATACCTAAATCAAAACGGAGATACGGCCAAAAAGTTTTTGGCAGCAGTGGCAAAAGGGTATGAATATGCCATTGCAAATCCTGAAGAAGCAGCGAAAATTCTTGTGAAGAATGCACCTGAGGTTGATCTGGATATTGCAACGGCCAGTCAAAAGTATCTAGCAGATCAATATAAGGCTGAAGCCAAGCAATGGGGATATATCGACGAAAAACGATGGGACAATTTCTATACATGGATGTATGAAAATAAGCTGATTTCCAGGAAACTTGATTCTCAGACAGGCTTTACAAACGTTTATCTGCCTAAGTGA
- a CDS encoding ABC transporter ATP-binding protein produces the protein MKLIKLEAQNISKRFAGELVIKDINIRLGENELVSLLGVSGIGKSTLFNVIAGVLAPDTGQVFLNGEDITGQAGKVSYMQQKDLMQPHMTVLDNISLPLFIRGVNKRQARAQALSHFREFGLEGTQKKYPIQLSGGMRQRAALLRTYLFSQDVALFDEPFSALDAITKTAMHRWYLALMERINMSALFITHDIDEAILLSDRVYVMTGPPGVIAHEIVIDTPRPRGDEFLVSDAFIGYKREIIKRLSA, from the coding sequence ATGAAATTAATTAAACTTGAGGCTCAGAATATCTCCAAACGTTTTGCGGGTGAATTAGTTATAAAGGATATCAATATAAGACTTGGAGAAAACGAGTTGGTAAGCTTACTGGGTGTAAGCGGTATCGGTAAAAGTACACTTTTCAATGTGATTGCAGGTGTGCTTGCTCCTGATACAGGTCAGGTGTTCCTAAATGGTGAGGATATCACCGGACAGGCAGGCAAAGTAAGTTATATGCAGCAAAAAGATTTGATGCAGCCCCACATGACTGTTCTGGATAATATTTCCTTGCCGCTTTTCATACGCGGAGTGAACAAGCGGCAGGCAAGAGCCCAGGCATTAAGCCATTTCCGGGAGTTTGGGCTGGAGGGCACCCAAAAGAAGTATCCCATCCAGCTTTCAGGAGGGATGCGGCAACGAGCGGCCCTTTTGAGAACGTATTTATTTTCTCAGGATGTTGCGCTTTTCGATGAGCCATTTTCAGCTCTGGACGCCATTACGAAAACTGCCATGCACCGATGGTATCTTGCCTTAATGGAGCGCATTAACATGTCTGCGCTATTCATCACCCATGATATAGATGAAGCAATTTTGCTTTCGGATAGGGTCTACGTCATGACAGGACCCCCAGGGGTGATTGCCCATGAGATTGTTATCGATACGCCTCGCCCCCGGGGAGATGAATTCTTAGTATCCGATGCATTTATCGGATATAAGCGAGAGATTATCAAGCGGCTTTCCGCTTAA
- a CDS encoding cation:proton antiporter, which produces MEHLILEIGLALALIAGAGLLSGKLRISIVPILIVTGMIVGPQAPHLGPLDFRFIQSAPLIEFMGRLGVLFLLFSLGLEFSIKRLLTAGPSIIRSGTIYMVINLSIAIIFPLLLGWPIKEILVVAGIMTISSSAIVAKVIVDLKRAANDETEIILGLMMFQDVFVAIYFSVVSGLVLAGSTSITDIILSAVMVLTFIGGFLFLGHKLVPKLDHWLDIPSDETFMLVVFSILLLVAGFSETLHIAEAIGALLIGLVLAETEHSERIEHLIVSFRDFFGALFFFSFGLSIDPFALGGAVWSAIIAVILTILGNVVSGVWAGRKASLSHRASLNIGLSIISRGEFSIILATLAKTGGLLAILQPFSALYVLILAILGPLLTKESRWVYNRLRPLLKWPQIPERRKKLRNIENLASSKP; this is translated from the coding sequence ATGGAGCACTTAATACTGGAGATAGGGCTTGCGTTAGCTTTAATTGCCGGGGCAGGACTTCTGTCCGGCAAACTCCGGATTTCTATTGTGCCGATTCTAATTGTAACAGGAATGATCGTCGGTCCGCAGGCACCTCACTTAGGTCCCTTAGACTTTAGATTTATTCAGAGTGCTCCCTTAATCGAGTTTATGGGACGTTTGGGGGTTCTGTTTCTCTTGTTTTCCCTAGGGTTGGAATTTTCAATAAAACGTCTTTTAACGGCAGGTCCATCGATCATCAGAAGCGGAACAATTTATATGGTTATTAACCTGTCCATAGCTATTATATTTCCTTTGCTTCTAGGTTGGCCAATTAAGGAAATACTTGTTGTAGCAGGTATTATGACAATATCGTCCAGTGCAATCGTAGCAAAAGTTATTGTTGATTTAAAGAGGGCAGCTAATGATGAAACGGAAATCATTTTAGGATTAATGATGTTTCAAGATGTCTTTGTGGCTATTTATTTTTCTGTTGTTTCCGGCCTGGTTCTTGCTGGTTCCACTTCCATCACAGATATAATACTTAGTGCAGTTATGGTCCTTACATTTATTGGTGGTTTCTTGTTTTTAGGGCACAAGCTGGTTCCAAAGCTTGACCATTGGTTAGACATTCCTTCAGACGAAACATTTATGCTCGTAGTTTTCTCCATCTTACTTTTGGTAGCCGGTTTTTCTGAGACTCTGCACATTGCTGAAGCCATAGGGGCTTTACTAATTGGTCTGGTGCTGGCAGAAACAGAACATTCCGAACGCATAGAGCATTTAATTGTTTCTTTTCGCGATTTCTTTGGAGCCCTATTCTTCTTTAGTTTTGGTCTAAGTATCGACCCCTTTGCCTTGGGCGGAGCTGTTTGGTCAGCCATAATTGCTGTTATCTTAACCATTTTAGGCAATGTTGTATCGGGCGTTTGGGCTGGCAGGAAAGCTAGTCTCTCCCATAGGGCGTCACTGAATATTGGTTTGTCGATTATTTCCCGAGGTGAATTTTCCATCATTTTAGCCACCCTTGCAAAAACGGGTGGATTATTGGCTATATTGCAACCATTTTCCGCACTATATGTTCTCATTCTCGCCATTCTAGGACCCTTGTTGACGAAGGAATCACGTTGGGTCTATAATCGGTTAAGACCATTACTGAAATGGCCACAAATTCCAGAAAGAAGAAAAAAGTTAAGAAATATAGAAAACCTGGCTAGCAGTAAGCCTTAG
- a CDS encoding cation:proton antiporter regulatory subunit: protein MKQIKETDLPGIGKKFQLQARSGEKIVIVVHDDGRREIYHFYREDPDDSISMVTLDDEESRCIAAILGGMTYRPKALETVDVALGDMLIEWYKIEPDAYAIGKSIKDLCIRQVTGGTIIAIVEQDQSKTVNPGPEATFRNGATVVILGEKKQVKACKHLLFHGSVQ, encoded by the coding sequence ATGAAACAGATAAAAGAAACAGATTTACCAGGTATTGGCAAAAAATTTCAACTCCAAGCCCGCAGCGGTGAAAAGATAGTCATAGTGGTACATGATGACGGGCGAAGAGAAATTTATCATTTTTATCGTGAGGACCCTGATGATTCTATCTCCATGGTTACTTTGGATGACGAAGAATCTCGTTGTATAGCTGCTATACTCGGAGGGATGACTTATCGTCCCAAGGCACTAGAGACCGTGGATGTTGCCTTAGGTGATATGCTCATAGAATGGTATAAAATCGAACCTGATGCGTATGCCATCGGCAAATCCATTAAGGATCTATGTATTCGGCAAGTTACGGGAGGTACCATTATTGCGATAGTAGAACAGGATCAGAGTAAAACCGTCAATCCTGGTCCCGAGGCGACATTCCGAAATGGCGCTACCGTTGTAATTCTTGGTGAAAAGAAACAAGTTAAGGCCTGTAAACACCTATTATTCCATGGGAGTGTACAATAA
- the argF gene encoding ornithine carbamoyltransferase — protein sequence MKTIDNSLFKGRDFISLHDYNQDELSYILDVAKDLKAEQKAGRPHPILQGKTLGMVFTKSSTRTRVSFEVGMYQLGGHALFLSGRDIQLGRGEPISDTARVLSRMVDGIMIRTFSHQEVLELAEFATIPIINGLTDLLHPCQVLADLMTIQEHKGRLEGLKLAYVGDGNNMAHSLMYGGAKMGLHVVIASPQGYKPDPLIVAAAQADAKQNGGLVEIVDDPSEAVKGADVLYTDVWASMGQEAEANERMAAFKGYQINSNSLKLANQSAIVLHCLPAHRGEEITEDVIEGPQSVVFDESENRLHAQKAIMALVI from the coding sequence ATGAAAACAATTGATAATTCATTATTTAAAGGACGGGATTTCATTTCTCTTCATGATTATAACCAAGATGAATTAAGTTACATCTTAGATGTTGCTAAAGATCTTAAAGCGGAGCAAAAAGCTGGACGTCCGCATCCTATTCTTCAGGGAAAGACGTTAGGAATGGTTTTTACAAAGTCATCTACCCGAACTCGAGTTTCTTTTGAGGTAGGGATGTATCAACTTGGGGGACATGCGCTATTTTTAAGCGGACGAGATATCCAATTGGGTAGGGGAGAGCCCATTTCTGATACCGCACGAGTTCTATCCCGGATGGTTGACGGAATCATGATTAGAACGTTCAGCCATCAAGAAGTTTTAGAGCTGGCTGAGTTCGCTACGATTCCAATTATTAATGGCCTGACAGACTTACTTCATCCCTGCCAAGTTCTTGCCGACCTGATGACGATTCAAGAGCATAAAGGACGCTTAGAGGGCTTAAAGCTTGCTTACGTAGGAGATGGAAATAATATGGCGCATTCTTTGATGTATGGGGGTGCAAAGATGGGATTACATGTCGTCATTGCTTCTCCGCAGGGTTATAAACCAGATCCATTGATTGTCGCTGCAGCTCAAGCCGACGCCAAGCAAAATGGCGGCTTAGTAGAAATCGTAGATGACCCCTCAGAAGCGGTCAAAGGTGCCGATGTGCTTTACACAGATGTTTGGGCAAGTATGGGTCAAGAAGCAGAGGCAAACGAGCGCATGGCAGCTTTTAAGGGGTATCAGATAAATTCTAACTCGCTTAAATTGGCGAATCAATCAGCTATTGTCCTGCATTGTCTGCCCGCTCACCGTGGAGAAGAAATCACAGAAGATGTGATCGAAGGGCCTCAGTCCGTGGTTTTTGATGAGTCAGAAAACCGTCTTCACGCTCAGAAAGCGATTATGGCTTTAGTTATATAA
- a CDS encoding argininosuccinate synthase, with protein MKKVVLAYSGGLDTSIIIPWLKETYGYEVIAMAADLGQGEELAPLQEKAIKSGASKLYIEDLREEFLTEFIFPTLKAGAVYEGSYLLGTSFARPLIARRLVEIAEKEGAVAVAHGATGKGNDQVRFELSVKALNPDLEIIAPWRIWDLKSREDCIDYAQARGIPVPVTKDRPYSMDRNLWHLSHEGGDLENPWNEPKNDLYLLGVSPEDAPDEATYIELGFEQGVPTSLNGQKIPPVALLETLNELGGKNGVGIVDMVENRLVGMKSRGVYETPGGTILYIAHQALDRLTLDRLTLHYKEQIALKYAEIVYDGTWYTPLREALDAFVNVTQKNATGTVRVKLYKGNCTLAGVKSPYSLYNEAYATFGDDGVYNQKDASGFINLFGLPLKVRALMEKESGLRK; from the coding sequence ATGAAAAAAGTTGTATTAGCTTATTCTGGTGGGTTAGACACCTCCATTATTATACCTTGGCTTAAAGAGACTTATGGGTACGAAGTTATTGCTATGGCGGCAGATCTCGGTCAAGGGGAAGAGTTGGCTCCTCTTCAGGAAAAAGCAATTAAAAGTGGTGCGAGCAAACTGTATATTGAGGATCTGAGAGAAGAATTCCTCACAGAATTTATTTTTCCAACCCTTAAGGCTGGGGCAGTTTATGAAGGTAGCTACCTTTTGGGCACCTCCTTTGCTCGTCCATTGATTGCTCGTCGTCTAGTGGAAATTGCGGAGAAGGAAGGTGCGGTTGCGGTCGCACACGGCGCAACTGGTAAAGGAAATGACCAAGTCCGATTTGAGCTAAGTGTCAAAGCATTAAATCCAGACTTGGAGATCATAGCACCTTGGCGGATTTGGGATCTTAAGTCCCGAGAAGATTGTATTGACTATGCTCAAGCTCGTGGAATTCCTGTACCTGTCACCAAGGATCGTCCTTACAGCATGGACCGTAACCTTTGGCACTTAAGTCATGAAGGCGGAGACCTGGAAAATCCCTGGAACGAACCAAAAAATGATTTATATTTACTCGGTGTTTCTCCCGAGGATGCACCAGATGAAGCAACCTACATCGAACTTGGATTTGAACAAGGGGTTCCTACATCGTTGAATGGTCAGAAAATTCCTCCTGTCGCTTTATTGGAAACGCTCAATGAATTAGGTGGAAAAAACGGGGTCGGGATTGTGGATATGGTTGAAAACCGACTTGTAGGGATGAAATCACGTGGGGTCTATGAGACACCTGGGGGAACAATTCTCTATATAGCTCACCAAGCCTTAGATCGTCTTACCCTTGACCGCTTAACCTTACATTACAAAGAACAAATTGCTTTAAAGTATGCTGAAATTGTCTATGATGGAACATGGTATACTCCGTTGCGGGAAGCCTTAGATGCCTTTGTTAATGTGACTCAGAAAAACGCTACCGGTACGGTTCGGGTGAAATTGTATAAAGGAAATTGTACTTTAGCAGGCGTAAAATCCCCGTATTCTCTCTATAATGAAGCATATGCCACCTTTGGTGACGATGGTGTGTATAATCAAAAGGATGCCAGTGGATTTATTAATCTTTTCGGTTTGCCTCTCAAAGTAAGAGCTTTAATGGAGAAAGAATCAGGGCTGCGTAAATAA
- the argH gene encoding argininosuccinate lyase, with protein sequence MKLWGGRFEKSTEGLVEDFHSSIRFDQRLYKQDIQGSIAHARMLGSVGVISESEASHLIQGLSEILGDIQAGKIEFEIGAEDIHMNIEKLLTERIGPVGKKLHTGRSRNDQVALDLRLFLKNEIDQTKSLVDQLIQTLLHLAEGHLETWMPGYTHLQKAQPITLAHHLMAYVQMFLRDLGRLKDTRKRLNISPLGSGAMAGTTFPLDREQVARELGLDGVTLNSLDGVSDRDFALEFLANASILMMHLSRLCEELVLWSSGEFQFISMDDGYSTGSSIMPQKKNPDVAELVRGKTGRVYGDLVGLLTVMKGLPLAYNKDMQEDKEQVFDAVDTIQKCLLVVEPMLRTMQVHRDVMAFGAKGGFTNATDLADYLAKKGVPFREAHELVGRIVLQCSKKGIGLEDMSLVEYQEVSPIFGDDLFKSIGIQYCVQARKITGGPSPETVAAAIKLSRNALKKILW encoded by the coding sequence GTGAAGCTTTGGGGCGGACGTTTTGAAAAAAGTACCGAGGGGTTGGTCGAAGATTTCCATTCCTCAATCCGATTTGATCAACGCCTGTATAAACAGGATATTCAAGGGAGTATTGCTCATGCTAGAATGCTCGGTAGTGTTGGAGTGATCTCTGAGTCGGAAGCCAGCCATTTGATTCAGGGATTATCTGAGATCCTTGGAGATATTCAAGCAGGAAAGATAGAATTTGAGATCGGTGCAGAAGACATTCACATGAATATTGAGAAGCTTTTAACTGAGCGGATCGGACCTGTGGGGAAAAAACTGCATACTGGACGCAGCCGAAATGACCAGGTCGCCTTAGATCTAAGACTCTTTTTGAAAAATGAGATTGACCAAACCAAGTCCTTAGTGGACCAGCTTATTCAAACCCTTCTACATTTGGCCGAAGGGCATCTGGAAACATGGATGCCAGGCTATACGCATTTGCAAAAGGCACAGCCAATTACGCTGGCCCATCATCTAATGGCCTACGTGCAAATGTTTTTACGTGATCTTGGCCGGCTTAAGGATACACGAAAACGATTAAATATTTCTCCCCTTGGTTCTGGAGCTATGGCCGGAACGACATTTCCCCTTGACCGGGAGCAAGTGGCTAGGGAACTCGGCTTAGATGGAGTTACCTTAAACAGCTTAGATGGGGTAAGTGATCGGGATTTTGCCCTGGAATTCTTAGCAAACGCATCCATTCTCATGATGCATTTAAGCCGATTATGCGAGGAACTCGTTCTTTGGTCCAGCGGTGAATTTCAGTTTATCTCAATGGATGATGGGTATTCAACTGGTTCCAGTATTATGCCTCAAAAGAAGAACCCTGATGTGGCAGAATTAGTAAGGGGAAAAACCGGGCGCGTGTATGGTGACTTGGTGGGTCTATTAACCGTCATGAAAGGACTTCCTCTCGCTTATAACAAAGATATGCAAGAGGATAAAGAACAGGTCTTTGATGCAGTGGATACGATTCAAAAGTGTTTGTTGGTTGTAGAACCAATGTTAAGAACTATGCAGGTGCATCGGGATGTCATGGCGTTTGGGGCAAAAGGTGGATTTACCAATGCTACAGATTTGGCGGATTACTTGGCCAAGAAAGGGGTCCCCTTCAGAGAGGCGCATGAATTAGTGGGACGTATCGTTTTACAGTGCAGCAAAAAAGGCATTGGATTAGAAGATATGAGTTTAGTTGAGTATCAGGAAGTTTCCCCAATATTTGGAGATGACCTGTTTAAATCGATTGGGATTCAATACTGTGTTCAAGCGCGAAAGATAACAGGAGGTCCCTCTCCGGAAACGGTTGCTGCGGCAATCAAGCTTAGCCGTAACGCTCTGAAAAAGATACTTTGGTAG
- a CDS encoding nicotinate phosphoribosyltransferase, producing the protein MENRTMLTDLYQLTMMQGYLVNGYQNKEAVFDVYFRSLPFEGGYALAAGLEQVVEYIENLTFEEEDLTYLRSLNLFNDEFIEELSNFHFTGDIDAIPEGTAVFPYEPLIRVKGRIFETQLLETTILNLVNFETLIATKASRVVTAANGGPVMEFGLRRAQGPDAGILGARAAFIGGCRSTSNVLAGKRYGIPVSGTQAHSWIQCFPTELEAFRAYAHTFPDLCLLLVDTYNVLESGVPNAIKVGLELEAEGHHFLGIRLDSGDLTYLSKEARRMLDEAGLKEAIIVASNDLDEETIFAIRAQGARIDTWGVGTHLITSKDNPSLGGVYKLAAEGEQGIFHPKLKVSENISKITNPGIKKVVRFYDRAGKAMADLIALDDEVFDESKPLTIFDPIQTWKRKTLTNFKTRELLTPVFRGGKRVYDLPKLKEIQTYAQKELDTFWDEVKRLTNPHRYIVDLSNNLFGLKQQLLLTIHNDIKAKQGVE; encoded by the coding sequence ATGGAAAATCGAACAATGCTAACGGATCTATATCAGCTAACCATGATGCAGGGTTATTTAGTAAACGGTTATCAAAATAAGGAAGCGGTATTCGATGTTTACTTTCGATCGTTACCATTTGAGGGAGGATATGCTCTGGCGGCAGGGCTTGAACAAGTTGTCGAATACATTGAAAACCTTACCTTTGAGGAAGAGGATTTGACGTATTTGCGAAGCCTTAACCTATTTAATGACGAGTTCATTGAGGAATTAAGTAACTTCCATTTCACGGGAGACATTGATGCGATTCCGGAAGGGACAGCAGTCTTTCCGTATGAACCTTTGATCCGAGTAAAAGGACGTATTTTTGAAACACAGCTTCTGGAGACGACGATACTTAACTTGGTTAATTTTGAGACTCTTATAGCAACTAAAGCGTCTCGTGTCGTTACAGCCGCCAACGGGGGCCCGGTCATGGAGTTTGGATTACGAAGAGCGCAAGGACCGGACGCCGGGATCTTAGGAGCCCGGGCAGCCTTTATAGGAGGATGTCGATCAACCTCCAACGTTTTAGCGGGAAAGCGTTACGGCATCCCCGTGTCAGGAACTCAGGCACATAGTTGGATTCAATGCTTTCCAACAGAACTGGAAGCCTTTCGGGCCTATGCCCATACGTTTCCGGATCTCTGCTTGCTGCTGGTAGATACTTATAATGTCCTCGAATCAGGAGTGCCTAACGCGATTAAAGTTGGGCTTGAGCTGGAAGCAGAGGGACATCATTTCTTAGGAATTCGGCTGGATAGTGGTGACTTAACGTATTTGTCAAAGGAAGCCCGCCGTATGTTGGATGAAGCAGGTCTTAAGGAGGCCATCATCGTGGCTTCCAACGATTTAGATGAGGAAACTATCTTTGCCATTCGAGCTCAAGGGGCAAGGATTGATACCTGGGGTGTCGGCACCCATCTTATTACATCTAAGGATAATCCATCTCTGGGAGGGGTTTATAAGCTGGCGGCTGAAGGTGAGCAGGGAATTTTTCATCCTAAATTGAAGGTCTCAGAAAACATTTCCAAGATCACGAATCCTGGAATTAAAAAAGTTGTGCGTTTTTACGACAGAGCGGGGAAAGCTATGGCGGATCTCATTGCTCTGGACGATGAGGTCTTTGATGAGAGTAAACCTCTGACTATTTTTGATCCGATTCAAACTTGGAAAAGAAAGACCTTAACGAATTTCAAGACGAGGGAACTCTTAACTCCTGTGTTTAGGGGCGGAAAACGAGTGTATGACTTACCGAAGCTTAAAGAAATCCAAACCTACGCACAAAAGGAACTAGACACTTTCTGGGATGAAGTGAAGCGATTGACAAATCCGCACCGGTATATCGTCGATTTATCGAATAATCTCTTTGGCCTAAAACAACAATTACTTTTGACGATTCACAATGATATAAAAGCTAAACAAGGAGTGGAGTAA
- the nadE gene encoding NAD(+) synthase has protein sequence MWTNEQLAARIDQTINWLRTKVTEANAKGVVVGISGGVDSAVVAGLCSRAFPENCIGLIMPSHSDPEDVEDALWIAEGFEIKTIEVNLSGAHTQVMGQVKKNLESIGCNLVGEKMSQGNLKARLRMSTLYAVANALNYLVVGTDNAPESYTGYFTKYGDGGVDLLPISSLTKAEVREWARIFGLPMRIATRVPTAGLWPGQTDEADLGVTYDQIDRYLLGEEVPPEVKERIESLHRQSEHKRQMPPSLELPKLEGLD, from the coding sequence ATGTGGACAAATGAACAACTGGCGGCTCGTATTGATCAAACCATAAACTGGTTGCGCACAAAAGTCACGGAAGCTAACGCAAAGGGTGTCGTGGTAGGAATCTCCGGAGGAGTCGACTCAGCAGTGGTCGCGGGGCTTTGTAGCCGAGCATTTCCGGAGAATTGCATTGGCTTAATTATGCCTAGCCATTCTGATCCGGAAGATGTTGAGGATGCCTTATGGATTGCAGAGGGCTTCGAAATAAAAACAATAGAGGTAAACCTAAGTGGTGCCCACACACAGGTCATGGGACAAGTTAAGAAAAACTTAGAAAGTATAGGGTGCAATTTAGTCGGAGAAAAAATGAGTCAAGGAAATTTGAAGGCTCGTTTGCGCATGTCGACACTCTATGCTGTGGCAAATGCTTTGAACTATCTGGTCGTAGGGACGGATAATGCTCCTGAAAGCTATACCGGATATTTCACGAAATATGGTGACGGTGGTGTTGATCTTTTACCGATTAGTTCACTTACAAAAGCAGAAGTACGCGAATGGGCGAGGATATTTGGGCTTCCCATGAGAATTGCTACCCGTGTTCCGACCGCAGGACTGTGGCCAGGTCAGACAGATGAGGCGGATCTGGGAGTTACGTATGATCAAATAGATCGGTACTTACTTGGGGAAGAAGTTCCTCCAGAGGTAAAAGAACGTATTGAGTCCCTCCACCGTCAGAGTGAACATAAACGCCAAATGCCCCCAAGTCTTGAGCTTCCTAAACTTGAGGGGTTAGATTAA